The DNA segment TTTTTAATATTGCTTTTTTTGCTGATAATTAACTGAATAGGAAATTTCTTATGTGCAGGGTTTATTTACACTTCTTTCGTTAGTTGCCTGCATACCTTTAGGggaacttttcttcttccacatGATACTGATAAGAAAGGTTTGCTTCAGGATTCTTAAATGGTAATGTAACACATATCCAATTGATATACATGCTCAACTATGTCGCTTGTGTATATTCAGGGGATCACAACCTACGACTATGTTGTGGCAATGAGAGCTATGAGCGAGGCAGCACCAGAGGATGATGAAGAAGCACATATCACCTACTCACCATCAAATTCAGCAACAACAGGATTCAGTGTTGGAAGCTCACTTGGCCTCCACCACAAGGGTGCTTGGTGCACACCTCCAAGAATATTTATTGATCAGGTGAGCCTGCATTTTTCAAATCGCAATTATGTGGAAGTTAAATTACAGCTCCAAAGCTGGAATACAATATAATTATGATATTGTAAGCACTTTCTGAAGCCCTGCTAAATTTAATTGTGCTGAAACTTTCCACTAGGATGAAGTGATTCCACATTTGGACCCTGGGATGGTACCTTCAACGGTTGATCCTGATGCTGCTGGATATGCCGAAAGAGCAAACAAATCTAAGAAGCCTGTCAAAATCAGTGCCCGGAGCCTTGCAAAGCTAGATAGAAATGAGGTTATGAAAGCTGCAGCAAAAGCTCGGGCATCATCCTCTGTTCTCCGACCAGTAGACGCTCGCCGTGGTCATGAAGGTGATCTTAGCTCCAGTGGAAATGCCAGTGTTAGGAGTAGCATGAGTGTTGACTACAGCGGCACAAAGGAATCAAGAGGTGAGATGAGACTGTCTCCTCTTCAGAACTCATACCCCCAAAGCCTTGCAAGCCAGGATGACTACGAGACTGGCACACAGACTGCAAGCAGTTTGAGCAGCCCGGTTCACATCCACAAGCTTGCCTCTCATTCTCAGTTTCATGCACCTCCTCATCAACCTCCACCCCCTGAAAGGCCTGTGCCGGGGATAGTGCCAGGGATAGTGCGGCCGCCTGTTCCTACCACACAGATAACCAACCCAATGTTCCAGTCAGCCACATCTTATGTTCGGGAGAACCGAAGAGCCTCTGTTGTCTGGGACCAGGAGGCTGGTCGGTATGTTTCAGTGCCTGCGCAGACAAGGGCAGTTCCTGGTCTTGATCTGCCAGCAAGAACCCCGCGTTTCTTGGCAAATCCAATTGGTGAGTCAAGCAACCATGGGAAAAATCTTGCACCTGCAAACGCTTCTTCCTCGGCAATATCATCAGGGCAGCCATCTGAGAGATTGACGTACACTGGGCAGTCTATATTCTTTGGCGGGCCAATTCTGAGCACCTCGGGTACGAACGCTCAGAGGAGCGAAGCGGGCACAAGAGCACGACCTGATGGAAGTAGAGATCCTCCTAATGCCTTCCAGCGTGATACCCGGGGTGAGAGAGCACGCACGGGCTCCTTCCCGGTGTTTGCTCCCGGGACTTTTCAGAAGAACCCACCATTTGACAAGTGAT comes from the Oryza glaberrima chromosome 9, OglaRS2, whole genome shotgun sequence genome and includes:
- the LOC127784316 gene encoding probable protein S-acyltransferase 19, coding for MARKHGWQLPAHTLQIVAIVVFFLLVVAFYAFFAPFLGKQILEYVAIGVYTPVAFAVFILYIRCTSINPADPGIMSKFEDGFINVPANSDGLQGINLPQKGNITIGTQSPTSTCRSSLDGHSNQRGLSTRDANVNLSSQLPKKRSSCYFLGGLLCALFVMEDCRKPDESEQAANGEEALFCTLCNAEVRKFSKHCRSCDKCVDGFDHHCRWLNNCVGRKNYFTFISLMAISLFWLAIEFGVGIAVIVLCFVDKNALSNIQDKLGNGMTRAPFAVIVGLFTLLSLVACIPLGELFFFHMILIRKGITTYDYVVAMRAMSEAAPEDDEEAHITYSPSNSATTGFSVGSSLGLHHKGAWCTPPRIFIDQDEVIPHLDPGMVPSTVDPDAAGYAERANKSKKPVKISARSLAKLDRNEVMKAAAKARASSSVLRPVDARRGHEGDLSSSGNASVRSSMSVDYSGTKESRGEMRLSPLQNSYPQSLASQDDYETGTQTASSLSSPVHIHKLASHSQFHAPPHQPPPPERPVPGIVPGIVRPPVPTTQITNPMFQSATSYVRENRRASVVWDQEAGRYVSVPAQTRAVPGLDLPARTPRFLANPIGESSNHGKNLAPANASSSAISSGQPSERLTYTGQSIFFGGPILSTSGTNAQRSEAGTRARPDGSRDPPNAFQRDTRGERARTGSFPVFAPGTFQKNPPFDK